From a single Eremothecium sinecaudum strain ATCC 58844 chromosome III, complete sequence genomic region:
- the IRC3 gene encoding double-stranded DNA-dependent ATPase (Syntenic homolog of Ashbya gossypii ADR302W; Syntenic homolog of Saccharomyces cerevisiae YDR332W (IRC3)), with product MAVQRGTRARMAAFMRGLTVFNARGGIVWAHFRAFRQLRCYSAAVLSTEHVKEAVSTSVPNLRSYQQQCIDKCIEYITKRNKKRIGVSLATGGGKTVIFVNLAQQLRMIAGSRDHTTLIMLHRRELALQVCSTIKRFFPELNVQLEMAKSHADVQQADVIVASMYSLIRRLDKYPKDSINLIIIDEAHHAAADSYVEVLQHFRADTKDTEVPVVGFSATFERADRKALSRVMDEIVFHKGILEMIDEKWLCEGKFTTVDVNVDLSRVIETGDDFQPASLSRAMNTDAVNKIILKTYLHKRAMHNLKSTLLFGVDIDHVKSLCKLFQRHGIEAQYVTSKTRLSERDSIVQDFRAGKIDVLMNCGIFTEGTDIPNIDCLLLCRPTKSRTLLVQMIGRGLRQHHTKDHCQVIDFVSSCKVGVVSVPTLVGIDDYDNKLDDATIQDLKLMKDDIEKEQALIEQNKAERFQQEELEKERIHNHVQENMAELSALDLTLTSYEDFESFYKAAARGDSINFDDKAPGIKEIELLINSSYPWVRIGKLSWALDLGYGSHLRINKNKGGKADGGQCVYELKLYRRVSIHHLPIKFIPRVVSVSPDIYEIIASVENIIRDLKSNSSSSSISTSSRPRNFTKYSTWRRLPATERQKSSIRLAIARYFGKLSPGDRNQLPEDKVISKYLSSITRGDANMFLFSVSLAPVFSVSVLLKALATKASLNSRYL from the coding sequence ATGGCTGTACAACGAGGTACGCGAGCAAGAATGGCGGCATTTATGCGAGGACTGACAGTATTTAATGCCAGGGGCGGGATTGTTTGGGCCCATTTTAGGGCGTTTCGACAACTGCGGTGCTATTCCGCAGCGGTTCTGAGCACCGAGCATGTGAAGGAGGCGGTTAGTACATCAGTCCCAAACTTACGGAGCTACCAGCAGCAGTGTATTGACAAGTGCATTGAATACATCACCAAGAGGAATAAGAAGCGCATTGGTGTATCACTGGCCACCGGTGGCGGTAAAACTGTGATCTTCGTGAACCTTGCACAACAGCTTAGAATGATCGCTGGGTCACGTGATCATACAACACTGATAATGCTACACCGCCGTGAGCTAGCACTGCAGGTATGCAGCACAATCAAGCGGTTCTTCCCTGAGCTCAACGTTCAGCTGGAAATGGCTAAATCGCACGCGGATGTTCAGCAGGCTGACGTTATTGTTGCGTCTATGTATTCTCTAATACGGCGGCTAGATAAATACCCAAAGGATTCGATAAACTTGATTATTATCGATGAGGCGCACCATGCTGCTGCAGACTCATATGTTGAGGTATTACAGCATTTTCGTGCTGATACCAAAGATACTGAGGTCCCTGTTGTCGGATTTAGTGCAACGTTTGAGCGTGCGGATCGCAAGGCGCTCTCCCGTGTGATGGATGAGATTGTATTCCATAAGGGAATTTTAGAAATGATAGATGAAAAATGGCTATGCGAGGGAAAGTTTACTACAGTAGATGTTAATGTTGATTTGTCTCGCGTGATTGAGACTGGAGACGACTTCCAGCCCGCGAGCCTTTCCCGAGCAATGAATACGGACGCAGTGAATAAAATAATACTGAAAACGTACTTACACAAACGTGCAATGCATAATTTGAAGTCGACACTATTGTTTGGTGTGGATATTGATCATGTTAAGTCCTTATGCAAATTATTCCAACGACACGGTATTGAAGCTCAGTACGTTACTTCGAAAACCAGGTTATCAGAAAGAGACTCCATAGTGCAGGACTTTCGTGCTGGCAAAATTGATGTTTTGATGAATTGCGGAATTTTTACAGAAGGCACTGACATACCGAATATCGATTGCTTGTTGTTATGCAGGCCCACAAAGTCTAGGACTTTGTTAGTGCAGATGATTGGTCGTGGATTACGTCAACACCACACCAAAGACCATTGCCAAGTAATAGACTTTGTTTCATCATGCAAGGTTGGAGTTGTGTCTGTTCCTACATTGGTTGGAATTGATGACTACGATAATAAACTAGATGATGCTACGATACAGGACTTGAAGCTGATGAAAGATGATATAGAAAAAGAACAGGCTCTCATAGAGCAAAACAAGGCTGAGCGTTTCCAACAAGAGGAGCTCGAGAAGGAACGCATACATAATCATGTCCAAGAGAACATGGCTGAGTTGAGTGCCCTGGATTTGACATTGACATCATATGAGGATTTTGAAAGCTTTTACAAAGCCGCTGCAAGAGGAGATAGCATAAATTTCGATGATAAGGCCCCCGGGATAAAGGAAATTGAACTACTCATAAATTCTTCATATCCGTGGGTTAGAATTGGCAAACTTTCCTGGGCATTAGATCTCGGTTATGGAAGTCATTTGAGAATCAATAAGAATAAGGGGGGTAAAGCAGATGGCGGCCAGTGCGTTTATGAACTAAAACTATACAGGCGCGTTAGTATACACCACCTACCGATAAAATTTATTCCGCGTGTAGTCAGCGTCAGTCCAGATATTTATGAAATTATAGCATCGGTTGAAAATATAATTAGAGATCTAAAGAGTAATTCATCTTCTAGCTCTATCTCTACGTCATCAAGGCCGAGAAATTTTACGAAATACTCGACCTGGAGAAGATTACCAGCCACTGAGCGACAAAAATCGTCCATAAGATTGGCAATTGCGAGATATTTTGGTAAGTTGTCTCCCGGAGATCGAAACCAGCTTCCGGAAGATAAAGTTATATCGAAATACCTCTCTAGCATCACCAGAGGCGATGCAAATATGTTTCTTTTCAGCGTTAGCCTAGCCCCGGTTTTCTCCGTTTCTGTGCTTCTAAAAGCCTTGGCGACTAAAGCCAGCCTAAATAGCCGTTACTTGTAA
- the SAM35 gene encoding SAM complex subunit SAM35 (Syntenic homolog of Ashbya gossypii ADR303W; Syntenic homolog of Saccharomyces cerevisiae YHR083W (SAM35)), which produces MQVPAVLKQVFDTFPLATYNNNMPKNDEALKQELQHRTYAFQGAATAKKSVDNPRKLVVHNITTHNNTGAVLSADPWCLFAQLMFCKINSLKLPSSDTSKEPSRSNGAHDTIFVGSHYSSPHEKLPYLVYGSKTQSDRSSISLHKALTYDSASENSVEKMYIALLDTTLNDFYVSQLLFEISDHLLVQLYYPYYKKPSALFDWLVLRPIQLYLIERCDFSLRNMELALLMSSRFMGRKINPTPLTSKLQESGETVLLQFQDLLGSNDYIPTTTEDDQAKASENASPGLLDLKLASYIFCIGLLEGSPLKKFVDENCQQLQQHAERVIAAYV; this is translated from the coding sequence ATGCAAGTGCCGGCTGTTCTGAAACAGGTATTTGATACCTTCCCCTTAGCCActtataataataatatgCCTAAAAATGACGAGGCTCTAAAGCAAGAACTTCAGCATAGGACGTATGCCTTCCAAGGCGCAGCTACGGCTAAAAAGTCAGTTGACAATCCTAGGAAGCTAGTAGTGCACAACATCACCACACATAATAACACAGGAGCAGTGCTATCCGCGGATCCATGGTGCTTATTTGCCCAGTTAATGTTCTGTAAAATCAACTCTTTAAAATTACCCTCATCGGATACATCCAAAGAACCGTCTCGCAGCAATGGAGCACATGATACCATCTTTGTAGGGTCACACTACTCTTCTCCACACGAAAAACTTCCATATCTGGTCTACGGTTCAAAAACCCAGTCAGACCGCTCGAGCATCAGCCTGCACAAGGCTCTCACTTATGACAGCGCTTCTGAAAACTCGGTCGAAAAAATGTACATTGCCCTTCTTGACACCACACTGAACGACTTTTACGTGTCTCAGCTCCTGTTTGAGATATCTGACCATCTGCTAGTCCAGCTCTACTATCCTTACTATAAAAAGCCGTCGGCCTTGTTCGACTGGCTGGTCCTACGTCCAATACAGCTCTATCTAATAGAAAGATGTGACTTTTCATTGCGCAACATGGAGCTGGCTCTTCTCATGTCCTCTCGCTTCATGGGCCGTAAAATAAATCCAACGCCGCTTACCTCTAAACTACAAGAGAGCGGGGAAACTGTCTTACTACAATTTCAAGACCTGCTTGGCTCCAATGACTACATCCCCACTACCACAGAGGACGACCAGGCCAAAGCTTCCGAAAATGCATCTCCAGGCCTTCTAGATCTAAAGTTAGCTAGCTACATTTTCTGCATAGGCCTTTTGGAGGGCTCGCCATTAAAAAAGTTCGTCGACGAGAACTGCCAGCAACTTCAGCAGCATGCGGAAAGGGTGATAGCAGCATATGTATAG
- the STE12 gene encoding homeodomain family transcription factor STE12 (Syntenic homolog of Ashbya gossypii ADR304W; Syntenic homolog of Saccharomyces cerevisiae YHR084W (STE12)): MKTDNIIIRSNFGEQKFERSQQEGVEESLKLIEDLKFFLATAPANWQENQVIRRYYLNNDEGFVSCVFWNNLYYITGTDIVRCCVYRMQKFGREVVERKKFEEGIFSDLRNLKCGVDATLEMPKSDFLSFLYKNLCLKTQKKQKVFFWFSVPHDKLFADALERDLRRESSGQPSATRAVSEPALTFRYDEESGTSLYDQVVQHVDSERINVYSAASSSAAVPADAANDEEVHDDDEDEDEEGDDDEIDDKGALPMDLLSKRGETGPSAKIQMDEDISRTEPELSTIATDNNVSTAPTAHYSPHELIIDGAKNENTEYTLDDSINLLTKDDDDFPLDYFPLEIEYPRREQQNRMMNPLFHDMDMDLFPPIPPTAGVYESPYIHGDLSGKFMYSAGMPPSAGVPPTLQQSLPSSIPPPPMSVTRAHFMTNGEYYATAKSKDSNKESRDLYDEENNESSQDSSDGMNEAGDEQFTQPMNSRNVGNGQPPGMGNVSGFPFQDSFAGYQGMGPPGMYPYMMPDMMYGNPYAGADDYMYEQWLHMQLAQNQQNEMYMNPQAPYMSRFLPPLCRTTPTNPYMAISPYQSKHPNSSTTKNFPYYPGYYGRRGNVHSYLRGFPSIQATQPSSATRVQFMKQNKVQQPNNAPYTNPATSSANKSAHSTKKKVMKPKHQQQSMKNYARTRRLDADTPISLDPSNSNIGVINNLNGGNQEERIVGPDDAGSTMGFQNDESEA, translated from the coding sequence ATGAAAACCGATAATATAATAATCAGATCCAATTTTGGGGAACAAAAATTTGAACGATCACAACAAGAAGGTGTAGAAGAATCGTTAAAGTTAATTGAGGATCTGAAGTTTTTTTTAGCGACAGCACCAGCAAATTGGCAAGAGAACCAGGTGATTAGGCGATACTATCTAAATAACGATGAAGGATTTGTATCATGTGTCTTCTGGAATAACTTATACTACATAACAGGGACAGATATAGTGCGCTGTTGTGTTTATAGGATGCAGAAATTTGGTAGAGAGGTGGTAGAGCGTAAGAAGTTCGAAGAAGGAATCTTTTCAGACCTGAGAAATCTTAAATGTGGCGTAGATGCTACGCTGGAGATGCCCAAGTCCGACTTTCTTTCGTTCCTTTATAAGAATCTGTGTCTGAAGACGCAGAAAAAACAGAAGGTTTTCTTTTGGTTCAGCGTTCCGCATGACAAGCTTTTCGCAGATGCACTGGAGAGGGATCTAAGAAGAGAGTCTTCGGGGCAGCCCTCTGCAACACGTGCGGTTTCGGAGCCTGCATTGACCTTCAGGTACGACGAGGAGTCTGGTACCTCTTTGTACGACCAGGTGGTACAGCATGTTGACAGCGAGAGAATAAACGTATACTCGGCGGCCTCGTCTTCTGCGGCTGTGCCCGCAGATGCAGCCAATGACGAAGAAGTACACGATGATGACGAAGACGAAGACGAAGAGGgagatgatgatgaaattgatgaCAAAGGGGCGTTGCCTATGGATCTTCTCTCGAAAAGAGGGGAAACCGGGCCTTCAGCGAAGATCCAAATGGATGAAGACATCTCTCGTACCGAGCCTGAACTATCCACCATTGCAACAGATAATAATGTCTCCACAGCACCTACAGCGCATTATTCTCCTCATGAACTGATTATAGACGGTGCAAAAAACGAAAACACTGAGTATACACTCGATGATAGCATTAACTTGCTAACAAAAGACGACGATGATTTCCCACTGGATTATTTCCCACTTGAAATTGAATATCCTCGTAGAGAGCAGCAAAATCGAATGATGAACCCCTTATTCCACGATATGGATATGGATCTCTTCCCTCCAATTCCGCCAACTGCAGGTGTGTATGAGAGCCCATATATCCACGGTGATCTGTCGGGAAAGTTTATGTATAGCGCTGGGATGCCTCCCTCTGCAGGGGTGCCCCCGACGCTTCAGCAATCTCTGCCGTCTTCAATTCCTCCTCCGCCCATGTCTGTTACAAGGGCGCATTTCATGACAAACGGCGAATATTACGCAACCGCCAAGAGTAAAGACAGTAATAAAGAATCTCGAGATTTATATGATGAGGAGAACAATGAAAGTAGTCAGGATAGCTCTGATGGTATGAATGAAGCGGGAGATGAGCAGTTCACTCAGCCGATGAATTCTAGGAATGTCGGTAATGGACAACCTCCTGGTATGGGTAACGTTTCAGGATTCCCATTCCAAGATTCCTTTGCCGGGTATCAGGGAATGGGACCTCCAGGAATGTATCCCTACATGATGCCTGACATGATGTATGGTAACCCATATGCCGGTGCTGATGATTATATGTATGAGCAATGGTTGCATATGCAACTCGCCCAGAATCAACAAAATGAAATGTACATGAATCCACAGGCTCCCTACATGAGTAGGTTCTTACCACCTCTCTGTCGTACAACCCCAACTAATCCATATATGGCTATATCGCCGTATCAATCGAAGCACCCAAATTCTTCCACCACTAAAAACTTCCCATATTATCCGGGATATTATGGAAGGCGGGGAAACGTTCATTCGTATTTGCGTGGCTTCCCATCCATCCAGGCTACACAGCCTTCTTCTGCAACAAGAGTGCAGTTTATGAAACAGAACAAGGTACAGCAACCGAACAATGCCCCATATACCAACCCTGCAACTTCTTCAGCAAATAAATCAGCGCATTCGACAAAGAAAAAGGTTATGAAGCCAAAACATCAGCAGCAGTCGATGAAGAATTATGCAAGGACTAGGAGGCTGGATGCAGATACGCCTATCTCCCTTGACCCAAGTAACAGCAACATTGGAGTCATTAATAACTTAAACGGCGGTAATCAAGAAGAGCGAATTGTTGGCCCTGACGATGCAGGCTCTACAATGGGATTCCAGAATGACGAGTCCGAGGCATAG
- the RQC1 gene encoding Rqc1p (Syntenic homolog of Ashbya gossypii ADR305C; Syntenic homolog of Saccharomyces cerevisiae YDR333C) — translation MSSRQLRRLGNNDLEATLAKLTTTPKPKKPTNKSSTPVTANVFSQLNIGDEDTDEEDREHPLTEFEATQKSKTVVKLATKSQKKKSKKKQGRQNAIANEGVHPTSEPEEELDKILKEFQQKDVNLLKQGNDSTGSRASTASQVISKCDISDKDVSFDAGFNEFNDFTCLDRAFGCIEWKDLSPDNEFSLLFGDISPESLNDVDSMTSTHTSPQALKQIQRLKKLVRNWGGSDRRMVPNGGTVRRLQFTKIRDDWLPTQRGELFMKPLNESDILKWELWKCPMDWKDVVEANVAKWKKNISFFKFEPANTAMSKKSLTEFYLNVIVHPDHEALINLISAVSPYNVPALLQVAQILVRQGDSSNTNGLVERALFVFDRALRNGTQFDSRRCQLPYIYFYNRQFYLAIFRYLQIMSQRGALLTASTWTKVLWSLSPFEDPLGVRYFADHCLLLNKEYSYFISLESSELVTAYRNWYTLGIALGITLSYLKIGDIKNAKNALKRAFTYHSNALVLIFTELLNDSMSGLESLKSPITPAIELETNAYMIRFKAIWQDSDVDWLRCELQTLFKDYKLGKITPIPPAAVNPDSQFFIDGIPINLLRFVVLSQESSVMAKIPQKIWTNYDVHEFDVLPTTQSSTKFDDAVETVHSMVDEKELGSLRMAIEEDEMLLNQLRHMSLEQYLQDNPDAFID, via the coding sequence ATGAGCTCAAGGCAGTTAAGGAGATTGGGAAACAATGACTTAGAAGCTACTTTGGCTAAGTTGACGACTACTCCAAAACCCAAAAAACCCACCAATAAGTCTTCAACCCCAGTTACAGCAAACGTGTTCTCACAACTCAACATAGGGGATGAAGATactgatgaagaagaccGTGAACATCCTTTAACCGAGTTTGAAGCTACTCAAAAGTCCAAAACAGTTGTTAAGCTAGCTACGAAATCGCAGAAAAAGAAGTCCAAGAAAAAGCAAGGGCGGCAAAACGCCATCGCCAATGAAGGTGTTCACCCTACTAGTGAGCCTGAGGAAGAGCTGGACAAGATTCTAAAAGAGTTCCAGCAAAAAGATGTCAATTTATTGAAGCAAGGAAATGATTCAACAGGTTCTAGGGCTTCCACAGCATCCCAGGTTATTTCGAAATGCGATATTAGTGATAAAGATGTCTCATTTGATGCAGGATTTAATGAATTTAACGATTTTACGTGTCTAGATAGAGCTTTTGGGTGCATTGAATGGAAAGATTTGTCCCCAGACAATGAATTTTCACTTCTTTTTGGAGATATTTCTCCTGAGTCCCTTAATGATGTAGATTCGATGACTTCTACCCATACATCACCACAAGCATTAAAACAAATTCAAAGGCTAAAGAAACTAGTGAGAAACTGGGGTGGAAGCGATAGACGCATGGTTCCTAATGGTGGTACTGTTCGTCGTCTACAGTTCACTAAGATAAGAGATGACTGGTTGCCAACACAACGTGGTGAGCTTTTCATGAAACCGTTAAATGAAAGTGATATACTTAAGTGGGAACTATGGAAATGTCCAATGGATTGGAAGGATGTAGTAGAGGCTAATGTTGCGAAGTGGAAAAAGAATATCTCATTCTTCAAATTCGAACCAGCCAATACGGCGATGAGCAAGAAGAGCCTGACGGAATTCTACCTAAACGTAATTGTACACCCAGACCATGAAGCTTTAATTAACCTAATATCAGCAGTATCTCCTTACAATGTCCCCGCTTTGCTGCAAGTTGCACAAATACTTGTCAGACAAGGTGATAGTTCTAATACTAATGGTCTTGTGGAAAGAGCtctttttgtttttgaCCGAGCTTTAAGAAATGGTACTCAATTTGATTCTAGACGTTGTCAATTACCCTATATCTACTTTTACAACAGACAGTTCTACCTTGCTATCTTTAGATATTTGCAAATTATGTCTCAAAGAGGTGCTTTACTGACAGCAAGCACTTGGACAAAAGTCCTATGGTCACTGTCACCTTTTGAAGATCCACTTGGCGTCAGGTACTTTGCAGACCATTGTTTGTTACTAAACAAGGAATACAGTTATTTCATTAGTCTTGAATCGAGTGAGCTTGTTACTGCATACCGTAATTGGTACACGCTTGGTATTGCATTGGGAATAACTTTAAGTTATCTAAAAATTGGTGATATAAAGAATGCGAAAAATGCTCTCAAAAGGGCATTCACATATCATTCAAATGCATTGGTGCTAATTTTTACGGAGCTATTAAATGATAGTATGTCCGGATTGGAATCTTTGAAGAGCCCAATAACGCCCGCAATTGAATTGGAAACTAATGCATATATGATAAGGTTCAAAGCTATCTGGCAGGATAGTGATGTGGACTGGTTACGCTGTGAATTACAGACTTTATTCAAGGACTACAAGTTGGGCAAAATTACCCCGATTCCACCAGCAGCTGTAAACCCTGATTCACAATTCTTTATTGATGGTATTCCTATAAACCTTTTAAGGTTTGTTGTTCTCTCGCAGGAGTCTTCTGTAATGGCAAAGATACCGCAAAAGATATGGACGAATTATGACGTTCACGAGTTTGATGTGTTGCCAACTACCCAAAGCTCCACTAAATTCGATGATGCTGTGGAAACAGTCCATTCGATGGTTGATGAGAAAGAATTAGGTTCTTTAAGAATGGCAATAGAAGAGGACGAAATGTTATTAAATCAACTTCGGCATATGTCACTTGAACAATATCTACAGGACAATCCAGATGCCTTCATTGATTGA
- the IPI1 gene encoding Ipi1p (Syntenic homolog of Ashbya gossypii ADR306W; Syntenic homolog of Saccharomyces cerevisiae YHR085W (IPI1)), producing the protein MAKKKTLKQQDFVKKKLKVGKPKQQPSNATSTSFVAKTIHVPNQVKLRETNNLENDVLQRLSLCKHHSATTRKEILIYFQNVIPQMIHSILISRLLANCIPLICDEDKQVRNELLKLLEVVGEADSNVLRLHLRPLVLFISNSMTHIVPSIQRDSSRFLQCVITYSGDELVRLFWIKSLKGLFNILGWSLTHPANSASSKTVSMGITSSNVVSISKNNKFKHQHLNALAQLIRAGLLDQQLDDESSQNTDSALYSKYLIPPRPQPYAYLKLFTREFSSATTTAQFSLQELDHLACEDIQTRRTAFLDHFHNKIMNELSHLIKEGGDCGRSAATLSNLLQEVQKQQNV; encoded by the coding sequence ATGGCTAAGAAGAAGACACTAAAGCAGCAGGATTTTGTTAAGAAGAAGCTTAAAGTTGGAAAACCGAAGCAACAACCTTCGAACGCAACTAGCACGTCTTTTGTTGCCAAAACAATTCATGTACCTAATCAAGTCAAACTTCGGGAGACAAATAACTTAGAAAACGATGTACTGCAAAGGCTTTCACTGTGCAAACATCACAGTGCTACAACGAGAAAGGAAATCCTTATATATTTTCAAAATGTTATACCGCAGATGATCCACAGCATTTTAATTTCTCGCCTTCTCGCAAACTGTATACCTCTCATCTGTGACGAAGATAAACAAGTACGAAATGAGCTGTTAAAGCTGCTAGAAGTCGTCGGCGAAGCAGACTCCAACGTTTTAAGGCTTCACCTACGACCTCTGGTGCTTTTTATTAGCAACAGCATGACCCATATTGTCCCCAGTATTCAGCGCGACAGTAGCAGATTTCTCCAGTGCGTTATAACATATTCTGGCGATGAGCTAGTACGCCTATTTTGGATAAAATCTCTCAAAGGTCTATTCAACATCCTTGGGTGGTCCTTAACGCATCCTGCAAACTCTGCGTCATCAAAAACGGTCAGCATGGGAATAACTTCCAGTAATGTCGTGAGTATCAGCAAAAATAACAAGTTCAAACATCAACATCTAAACGCCTTAGCACAACTCATTCGCGCAGGTCTTTTGGATCAGCAACTTGATGATGAATCCTCTCAAAATACAGACTCCGCTCTTTACAGCAAATATCTCATTCCACCTCGTCCTCAACCATACGCCTACCTTAAACTTTTCACACGTGAATTCTCATCCGCCACAACAACTGCACAATTTTCTCTACAGGAGTTAGACCACCTGGCGTGTGAAGATATCCAAACAAGGCGTACCGCCTTCCTTGATCATTTCCATAATAAAATAATGAATGAACTTTCTCATCTTATCAAAGAGGGTGGAGACTGTGGTCGTAGTGCTGCGACACTCTCAAATCTTCTTCAGGAGGTCCAAAAACAACAAAACGTTTAA
- the NAM8 gene encoding Nam8p (Syntenic homolog of Ashbya gossypii ADR307W; Syntenic homolog of Saccharomyces cerevisiae YHR086W (NAM8)) — protein MSFNSQSSQDYNHSGSGQYVQQQQLHRKPSASSAGSGVSAAPETSSAQLYMGDLDPNWTENDIKQIWAAFGEPNIHIKLIKNNGSMTNSGYCFVEFPSNLAATNALLKTGLSIPLDPSRTLKLNWASFATMAGTEFAIFVGDLAPNVTESQLFGLFISRYTSTVNAKIVFDQTTGVSKGYGFVKFGNEAEQQRSLLEMQGVFLNGRAIRVSTTSKNKPKFQSMGSGTIGASSGAPTGAPTGHAQCNNQALLQQSQFIYPVQQQPALSQFTDPNNTTVFIGGLSSLVTEEELRTYFQPFGQIVYVKIPVGKGCGFVQYVDRGSAENAIAKMQGFPIGNSRIRLSWGRSAKQVAAMQQAFAIALEQQRTQQHHPRVQLQQHTQQQGHQHGQQHSQQHGQQSQQAQQGEQSLHVHPQSHQGQQQTVNSMPPLLQQQLHQQFPYQPQPGMPKIYNYALDSLTSTGSNYVPMCHTNNQLPYQSPAIPDASSAVLYPNRSSLDYSGFSTTTSNKSSFSFSPPASLGATYQGSDYYNVVGTPMVQTPNTAASGQSNIHPQVIVQGSETYEKGRNSSIDRLEQGSNGYIFV, from the coding sequence ATGTCTTTCAATTCGCAGAGTTCACAAGATTACAATCACAGCGGCAGTGGACAGTACGTTCAGCAGCAACAGCTGCATCGAAAGCCGTCAGCATCATCCGCTGGTTCAGGCGTGTCAGCTGCGCCTGAAACAAGTTCTGCCCAATTGTATATGGGAGATCTTGACCCCAATTGGACAGAGAATGATATCAAACAAATATGGGCTGCTTTTGGAGAACCAAATATACATATTAAGCTAATTAAAAATAATGGATCTATGACCAATTCAGGCTACTGTTTTGTTGAGTTCCCATCTAACCTGGCCGCTACGAATGCTCTGTTGAAAACAGGACTTTCTATACCGTTGGATCCTTCGCGTACATTAAAGTTAAATTGGGCATCGTTTGCCACAATGGCTGGTACTGAGTTTGCTATATTTGTTGGTGACTTAGCACCTAATGTAACTGAATCGCAGTTATTTGGTCTTTTTATTTCAAGATACACATCGACAGTTAATGCTAAGATTGTATTCGATCAAACAACCGGAGTTTCAAAAGGTTACGGTTTTGTGAAATTTGGAAATGAGGCGGAACAGCAACGCTCCCTATTGGAGATGCAGGGTGTTTTCCTGAATGGACGTGCCATACGTGTGTCAACTACATCGAAAAATAAGCCTAAATTTCAGTCAATGGGGTCAGGTACTATAGGCGCATCCTCTGGAGCCCCTACCGGAGCGCCAACTGGGCATGCACAATGCAATAATCAAGCACTTTTACAGCAGTCGCAATTCATCTATCCTGTTCAGCAGCAGCCCGCATTATCACAGTTCACAGATCCGAATAATACAACGGTCTTTATCGGAGGGTTATCCTCCCTTGTGACAGAGGAAGAACTACGTACTTACTTTCAACCTTTTGGTCAGATAGTCTATGTCAAGATCCCAGTGGGAAAGGGCTGCGGCTTTGTGCAGTATGTAGATAGAGGCTCTGCGGAGAATGCCATTGCTAAAATGCAAGGCTTTCCAATTGGTAACTCAAGAATTCGTCTTTCCTGGGGAAGGAGTGCAAAACAAGTAGCGGCAATGCAGCAGGCTTTCGCTATCGCTTTAGAGCAGCAAAGAACGCAGCAGCATCACCCTCGTGTGCAACTTCAGCAGCACACCCAGCAACAGGGTCATCAACATGGTCAGCAACATAGTCAACAACACGGTCAACAGAGTCAACAAGCTCAACAAGGAGAGCAGTCTTTGCATGTACATCCACAATCTCACCAAGGACAACAGCAGACGGTCAACAGTATGCCGCCATTGTTGCAGCAGCAATTGCATCAGCAATTCCCCTATCAACCACAGCCAGGTATGCCTAAAATCTATAATTATGCATTGGATTCTTTGACAAGTACCGGCTCAAATTATGTTCCAATGTGTCACACCAATAATCAATTGCCTTATCAGTCACCTGCTATCCCTGATGCATCGTCGGCGGTATTATACCCCAATCGATCTTCTTTAGATTATTCCGGCTTCTCTACGACAACTTCCAACAAATCAAGTTTCTCCTTTTCTCCGCCAGCTTCGTTGGGTGCTACATATCAAGGTTCCGACTATTATAATGTTGTAGGTACGCCTATGGTACAAACTCCAAATACCGCTGCTAGTGGGCAATCAAATATTCACCCCCAAGTCATAGTACAAGGCAGCGAAACCTACGAAAAGGGTAGGAATTCATCAATAGACAGACTAGAACAAGGTAGCAACGGTTACATTTTTGTTTAA